The Halichondria panicea chromosome 14, odHalPani1.1, whole genome shotgun sequence genome contains a region encoding:
- the LOC135347223 gene encoding inhibitor of growth protein 4-like isoform X1 has product MAAWLLFYPSRSLSLHVQRRESHHTMDQPTTPSSCHLNRRRPPLSATYSSGFLAFGILPSRCGIGSPEGMGFRNRNRAILPKWSLEVGHSTSAVVVVVLVTSVCAGAVEDVKSLKTLLSVAVHNSGDEGQQVVLFRRLQSKLLLIRDLGNRKLQVSSRLLETVDDYEQQLLQKQKAVDSSSTIDEFYHAQKVLTSGKKLSGIISSAKRSSGTKRVRPVDLCNDEDTPNNARSAKKKIKTIRKKTSTVPAPTPGGLVASVDESSPPVPAVPMPDLSSQPLDPNEPTYCLCQQVSFGEMIGCDNDDCSIEWFHFQCVNLTSKPKGKWFCPQCAQGRRGSKPVNRQS; this is encoded by the exons atggctgcatggctactattctatccctctcgatctctctctcttcatgtgcaacggagggagtcccaccatacaatggaccaaccaaccactccatcatcctgccacttgaacaggaggagacctccattgagtgctacctattccagtgg attccttgcttttgggatcctgccatcgcgttgcggtatcggtagtcctgaaggcatgggatttagaaatcggaacagagcaatattGCCCAAATGGAGTCTAGAGGTAGGCCACAGTACCAGTGCAGTAGTAGTGGTGGTGTTAGTTACTTCTGTTTGTGCAGGTGCTGTAGAAGATGTAAAGAGTCTCAAGACACTGTTGTCTGTGGCTGTGCACAATAGTGGTGATGAGGGGCAACAAGTTGTGTTGTTTAGAAGACTACAGAGCAAGCTTTTGCTCATTAGAGATTTGGGGAATCGAAAGCTTCAAGTTTCTTCCCGATTGCTGGAGACA GTGGACGATTATGAACAACAGCTGCTCCAGAAACAGAAAGCTGTCGATAGCTCCTCAACAATAGACGAATTTTATCATGCTCAAAAAGTGTTGACGTCTGGCAAAAAATTGAGTGGAATCATCAGCTCTGCAAAGCGTTCCTCAGGTAC TAAGAGAGTGCGTCCTGTTGATCTGTGCAATGATGAGGACACTCCCAACAATGCACGATCTGCCAAGAAGAAGATCAAGACCATCAGGAagaa gactaGTACTGTTCCTGCTCCTACTCCTGGAGGGCTGGTGGCTAGTGTTGATGAGTCTTCTCCACCGGTACCTGCTGTACCTATGCCTGACCTCTCTTCACAACCTTTAGACCCCAATGAACCAACCTACTGTCTATGTCAGCAAGTTTCCTTTGGAGAGATGATCGGTTGTGACAATGATGAT TGTTCCATTGAATGGTTCCACTTCCAGTGTGTGAATCTCACGTCCAAACCCAAGGGCAAGTGGTTCTGTCCACAGTGTGCACAAGGTCGCAGAGGCAGTAAACCAGTCAATAGGCAGTCGTAG
- the LOC135347223 gene encoding inhibitor of growth protein 4-like isoform X2 has protein sequence MESRGAVEDVKSLKTLLSVAVHNSGDEGQQVVLFRRLQSKLLLIRDLGNRKLQVSSRLLETVDDYEQQLLQKQKAVDSSSTIDEFYHAQKVLTSGKKLSGIISSAKRSSGTKRVRPVDLCNDEDTPNNARSAKKKIKTIRKKTSTVPAPTPGGLVASVDESSPPVPAVPMPDLSSQPLDPNEPTYCLCQQVSFGEMIGCDNDDCSIEWFHFQCVNLTSKPKGKWFCPQCAQGRRGSKPVNRQS, from the exons ATGGAGTCTAGAG GTGCTGTAGAAGATGTAAAGAGTCTCAAGACACTGTTGTCTGTGGCTGTGCACAATAGTGGTGATGAGGGGCAACAAGTTGTGTTGTTTAGAAGACTACAGAGCAAGCTTTTGCTCATTAGAGATTTGGGGAATCGAAAGCTTCAAGTTTCTTCCCGATTGCTGGAGACA GTGGACGATTATGAACAACAGCTGCTCCAGAAACAGAAAGCTGTCGATAGCTCCTCAACAATAGACGAATTTTATCATGCTCAAAAAGTGTTGACGTCTGGCAAAAAATTGAGTGGAATCATCAGCTCTGCAAAGCGTTCCTCAGGTAC TAAGAGAGTGCGTCCTGTTGATCTGTGCAATGATGAGGACACTCCCAACAATGCACGATCTGCCAAGAAGAAGATCAAGACCATCAGGAagaa gactaGTACTGTTCCTGCTCCTACTCCTGGAGGGCTGGTGGCTAGTGTTGATGAGTCTTCTCCACCGGTACCTGCTGTACCTATGCCTGACCTCTCTTCACAACCTTTAGACCCCAATGAACCAACCTACTGTCTATGTCAGCAAGTTTCCTTTGGAGAGATGATCGGTTGTGACAATGATGAT TGTTCCATTGAATGGTTCCACTTCCAGTGTGTGAATCTCACGTCCAAACCCAAGGGCAAGTGGTTCTGTCCACAGTGTGCACAAGGTCGCAGAGGCAGTAAACCAGTCAATAGGCAGTCGTAG